From one Formosa sediminum genomic stretch:
- a CDS encoding 3'-5' exonuclease has translation MITKLNLEDILFLDIETVPETQYFSDLTDTKKELWNLKSKYQRNELSAEEFYERAGIWAEFGKIVCISVGYFILKGENRQFRTTSFYGEEINILKDFKNLLETHYNHPRQLLCAHNGKEFDFPYIARRMIIHNIPLPSKLNLFGKKPWEVPHLDTLELWKFGDYKNYTSLKLLTNILGIPSPKDDIDGSEVYRVYYQDKQIDRIIVYCEKDTIAVAQILLRLRGDAILTDDEIIHI, from the coding sequence ATGATTACTAAACTTAATCTTGAAGACATTTTGTTTTTGGACATTGAAACCGTTCCAGAAACCCAGTATTTTTCTGATTTAACAGATACAAAAAAAGAACTTTGGAATTTAAAATCTAAATACCAAAGAAACGAACTCTCTGCTGAAGAATTTTACGAACGGGCAGGAATTTGGGCAGAATTCGGAAAAATTGTTTGTATTTCTGTTGGATATTTTATTCTAAAGGGTGAAAACAGACAATTTAGAACAACCTCTTTTTATGGTGAAGAAATTAATATATTAAAAGACTTTAAAAATCTTTTAGAAACACATTACAACCATCCTAGACAGTTATTATGTGCACATAATGGTAAAGAATTCGATTTCCCATACATTGCAAGGCGTATGATTATTCATAACATTCCCTTACCTTCTAAACTTAATTTATTTGGAAAAAAACCTTGGGAAGTACCACATTTAGACACTTTAGAATTATGGAAATTTGGTGATTACAAAAACTACACTTCACTTAAATTACTCACTAATATTTTAGGTATACCATCTCCTAAAGACGATATTGACGGCAGTGAAGTATATCGCGTATATTACCAAGACAAACAAATAGACCGCATAATTGTGTATTGCGAAAAGGACACCATTGCCGTTGCACAAATTTTATTAAGACTAAGAGGCGATGCCATTTTAACAGACGACGAAATTATTCATATTTAA
- a CDS encoding ABC transporter ATP-binding protein: MPKTPLLQIENLTISFNGNEVIHNISYHLYANEILGIVGESGSGKSVSSLAILGLLPKKITTLSGAIYFNTTNLTALSQSGFQEIRGNKIAMIFQEPMSSLNPSMRCGEQVEEILIQHTGLSLSQVKNKVLALFEQVKLPDPERVYKSYPHEISGGQKQRVMIAMAIACEPDILIADEPTTALDVTVQKEIIVLLKELQDKTHMSIIFITHDLALISEIAERVIVMYKGDIVEQGTATDIFNLPQHNYTKALINSRPSLNIRLKTLPTIQDYLNNSFVKKIVTSEERQKIHSALYKQSPLLEVINLEKEYISSSGWFAKPQTFKAVNNVSFKIYEGETLGLVGESGCGKSTLGNAILQLDKATAGTILYKGTDITTLSKKAMRTLRKDIQIIFQDPYASLNPRLTVGQAIMEPMTVHKLYKNKTERKAKVLEILNRVGLSEAYFNRYPHEFSGGQRQRIGIARTIALQPKLIVCDESVSALDISVQAQVLNLLNELKEKFGFTYIFISHDLAVVKYMSDQLIVMNKGEIVEKNDADIVYNNPHQEYTKRLIKAIPKGL, encoded by the coding sequence ATGCCTAAAACACCTTTATTACAGATTGAGAATCTTACCATTTCCTTTAATGGTAACGAAGTTATCCACAACATATCTTATCATTTATATGCCAATGAAATTTTAGGTATAGTTGGAGAATCTGGATCAGGGAAGTCTGTATCATCTCTAGCAATTTTAGGATTGCTCCCTAAAAAAATCACAACATTGTCTGGTGCCATTTATTTTAATACTACAAATCTCACAGCACTAAGCCAGAGTGGATTTCAAGAGATACGAGGAAATAAAATTGCGATGATATTTCAAGAACCTATGAGTTCATTAAATCCGTCTATGCGTTGTGGCGAACAGGTTGAAGAAATACTAATTCAGCATACAGGTTTATCGTTATCTCAAGTTAAAAATAAAGTCTTAGCCCTCTTTGAACAAGTTAAATTGCCAGATCCAGAACGTGTTTATAAATCGTATCCACACGAAATTTCAGGAGGTCAAAAACAACGGGTTATGATTGCCATGGCTATTGCTTGTGAACCCGATATTTTAATTGCAGACGAGCCAACAACTGCTTTAGATGTTACAGTACAAAAAGAAATTATAGTACTGCTTAAAGAACTACAAGACAAAACACACATGAGTATTATTTTTATTACTCACGATTTAGCTCTAATTTCTGAAATTGCCGAACGCGTTATTGTTATGTATAAGGGTGATATTGTAGAGCAAGGGACAGCAACAGATATTTTTAATCTGCCACAGCACAATTACACAAAAGCTCTTATAAACTCTAGGCCATCATTAAATATACGATTAAAAACACTACCTACCATTCAAGATTATTTAAATAATTCATTTGTAAAAAAAATTGTCACTAGTGAAGAGCGCCAAAAAATACACTCCGCATTATATAAACAATCTCCTTTATTAGAAGTAATTAATCTAGAAAAAGAATACATCTCAAGTTCGGGTTGGTTTGCTAAACCGCAAACATTTAAAGCCGTTAATAATGTTAGTTTTAAAATTTACGAGGGTGAAACTTTAGGCTTAGTAGGCGAATCAGGTTGCGGAAAATCAACCTTAGGGAATGCCATACTTCAGCTCGATAAAGCCACTGCTGGAACTATCCTTTACAAAGGAACAGATATTACTACGCTGTCTAAAAAAGCCATGAGAACGCTTAGAAAAGACATACAAATTATCTTTCAAGACCCTTATGCTTCATTAAATCCTAGACTAACCGTGGGGCAAGCCATTATGGAACCTATGACGGTACATAAACTCTATAAAAACAAAACAGAACGTAAGGCTAAAGTTTTAGAAATTCTAAACCGAGTAGGGCTCTCTGAAGCATATTTTAATCGTTATCCGCACGAATTTTCTGGAGGACAACGCCAACGTATAGGTATTGCAAGAACAATTGCTTTACAACCTAAACTTATTGTTTGTGATGAGTCTGTTTCGGCCTTGGATATTTCGGTACAAGCTCAGGTTTTAAATCTTTTAAACGAACTTAAAGAAAAGTTTGGCTTTACTTATATATTTATTTCTCACGATTTAGCTGTAGTAAAATACATGTCGGATCAATTAATTGTGATGAATAAAGGGGAAATCGTAGAAAAAAACGATGCGGATATTGTATATAACAATCCGCACCAAGAGTACACAAAAAGACTAATTAAAGCGATTCCAAAAGGATTATAA
- a CDS encoding 3-oxoacid CoA-transferase subunit B gives MLDKIGIAKRIAQEVKDGYYVNLGIGIPTLVANYVRDDIQVEFQSENGVLGMGPFPFEGEEDADIINAGKQTITTLPGASFFDSATSFAMIRGQHVDLTILGAMEVSEAGDIANWKIPGKMVKGMGGAMDLVASAQNIIVAMMHTNKAGASKLLKQCSLPLTGVGCVKKIVTNLAVLEIHENGFKLLERAPGVSVDEIIKATAGKLIVEGDIPEMKF, from the coding sequence ATGTTAGATAAAATAGGAATTGCAAAACGTATTGCACAAGAGGTTAAAGATGGTTATTATGTAAACTTAGGTATAGGTATTCCTACGTTGGTAGCGAATTATGTGAGGGATGATATTCAGGTTGAATTTCAGAGTGAAAATGGTGTATTGGGTATGGGACCGTTTCCTTTTGAAGGCGAAGAAGATGCAGACATTATTAATGCCGGTAAACAAACGATTACCACTTTGCCAGGAGCTAGTTTTTTTGATTCGGCAACTAGTTTTGCTATGATTCGTGGTCAACATGTCGATTTAACGATTCTTGGAGCCATGGAAGTTTCAGAAGCAGGAGATATTGCCAATTGGAAAATTCCCGGAAAAATGGTTAAAGGTATGGGCGGTGCGATGGATTTAGTCGCTAGTGCTCAAAATATTATTGTAGCTATGATGCATACCAATAAAGCAGGAGCTTCAAAATTATTAAAACAATGCAGCTTACCCCTTACAGGTGTAGGTTGCGTAAAAAAGATTGTAACTAATCTAGCTGTTTTAGAAATACATGAAAACGGATTCAAATTATTAGAGCGAGCTCCTGGTGTTTCTGTAGATGAAATAATTAAGGCTACCGCAGGAAAATTAATTGTTGAAGGTGATATTCCCGAAATGAAATTTTAA
- a CDS encoding four helix bundle protein → MLIIEYCEILETNKKYIIANQLLKSGTSIGAHIHEAQNAESRADFIHKLKIAAKELEETKYWVTLCERSKQYENPAVLKEPFNELALILYKILSSSYKSK, encoded by the coding sequence TTGTTGATTATTGAGTATTGTGAAATTTTAGAGACTAATAAAAAATATATAATTGCAAATCAATTATTAAAATCAGGAACCAGTATTGGGGCACATATTCATGAAGCTCAAAATGCAGAAAGTAGAGCCGATTTTATTCATAAATTAAAAATAGCTGCTAAAGAATTAGAGGAAACTAAGTATTGGGTTACCTTATGTGAGCGCTCTAAGCAATATGAAAATCCTGCTGTTTTAAAAGAGCCTTTTAATGAATTAGCATTAATATTATATAAAATTTTGAGTTCTAGCTATAAGAGTAAATAA
- a CDS encoding CoA transferase subunit A has translation MIKKTVHSVKDAFEGVTSNMTFMLGGFGLCGIPENAITELVRLEVTGLTCISNNAGVDDFGLGLLLQKKQIKKMISSYVGENDEFERQMLSGELDVELIPQGTLAERCRAAKAGFPAIYTPAGYGTEVAEGKETREFDGKMYVLEHAFKADFAFVKAWKGDEAGNLIFKGTARNFNPVMCGAAKITVAEVEELVPVGELDPNQIHVPGIFVQRIFQGKGYEKRIEQRTVR, from the coding sequence ATGATTAAAAAAACAGTACATTCTGTAAAAGACGCTTTTGAAGGCGTTACCAGTAATATGACGTTTATGCTTGGCGGTTTTGGTTTGTGTGGTATACCTGAAAATGCAATTACTGAATTGGTTCGGTTAGAAGTTACAGGGTTAACCTGTATTTCTAATAACGCGGGAGTAGATGATTTTGGTTTAGGATTGTTACTTCAAAAAAAACAAATCAAAAAAATGATATCGTCTTATGTGGGCGAAAATGACGAGTTTGAACGACAAATGCTGAGTGGTGAACTCGATGTAGAGTTAATTCCGCAAGGCACATTAGCCGAACGTTGTCGTGCTGCAAAAGCAGGGTTTCCTGCCATTTATACACCAGCAGGGTATGGAACCGAAGTGGCTGAAGGTAAAGAAACTCGAGAGTTTGATGGTAAAATGTATGTACTAGAACATGCGTTTAAAGCCGATTTTGCTTTTGTAAAAGCGTGGAAAGGAGATGAAGCAGGAAATCTAATATTTAAGGGTACAGCCAGAAATTTTAATCCCGTAATGTGTGGTGCAGCAAAAATTACAGTTGCTGAGGTTGAGGAATTAGTGCCTGTTGGCGAATTAGATCCGAATCAAATTCATGTGCCCGGCATTTTTGTACAACGTATTTTTCAAGGTAAAGGTTATGAGAAGCGTATTGAACAGCGAACGGTGAGGTAA
- a CDS encoding carboxypeptidase-like regulatory domain-containing protein translates to MPKTTCKKFAQTSIIAVMLLYSYFGYAQTTISGTVTDSIGALASVNILLKDNSNALVTYGFSNVNGSYAIEDIDSGTFVLEFSALGYHTKKLPINLTAENKTVQFNVVLHEKAMALDEVFIAAEKPISVQKDTIRFKTKYFTNDTEQTVEELLENIPGLNIDSDGKIRVGNQEIEKIMVDGDDFFEKGYKILSKNMPAYVIDEVEVLKNYSNNHLLKGVEDSDKVALNLKLDESAKRIWFGNIQTSLGNDNFYELKGNLMNFGKKNKYYFLTNLNSIGKDATGDIQNLINPFRLNDPGHIGDNQNANTLINLSATQLDFKKSRTNFNNAELVSLNAIFNPTEKLKIKALGFFNWDETNFYRKTTDVVYANGTDFINTEDYKLRKKAKTAFGKVDATYNISETEMLESTTKYNISTYQDGSNLVFNGLNTTENLNDKNTRFDQSINYTNKFKDKRVLLLTGRLIDENTPQNYSVNQFLFQDLFPDESTANNVKQYSANHMQFVGVNAHLLDKKENENLLELQLGNTFRKDKLNTTFSLYDENLLLENPTGYQNRTMYTVNDLYLKSKYILDLNTFKIIGKLDLHQLFNELENNEHSDNQRPFFVNPSLGLDWKINNKNKVTSTYSYNTTNVGVLDVYSDYVLTSFRSFSKGTSRFNQLDASSITVNYMFGNWSDRFFANTFFVYTKNHDFLSTQSIVKQNYSQSEKIRIHDRSFFTISSKLDYYFKSISSNLKLDLGYTKSEFKNSVNNSELRKVTTHNYNYGLELRSGFKGFFNYHLGTKWTTSKIETTITNSFTDTVSFLDLTFMLSEIVDVQLQSERYYFGSLTSKNEYYFLDFEANYQFVESKIKIGVTGKNLLNTKQFRKYTVSDISTSSTEYRLLPRFILLKLEYRF, encoded by the coding sequence ATGCCCAAAACCACTTGCAAAAAATTTGCCCAAACCAGTATTATTGCCGTTATGTTGTTGTATTCGTATTTCGGGTATGCCCAAACTACAATTTCTGGAACGGTAACAGATAGTATAGGCGCCTTAGCATCTGTAAATATTTTATTAAAAGATAACAGTAATGCTTTAGTGACTTATGGGTTTTCTAATGTAAATGGATCTTATGCTATAGAAGATATAGATTCTGGTACGTTTGTTTTAGAATTTTCGGCACTAGGCTATCACACCAAAAAACTTCCAATAAATTTAACTGCCGAGAATAAAACGGTTCAATTTAATGTGGTTTTACACGAAAAAGCCATGGCTTTAGATGAGGTTTTTATTGCGGCCGAAAAACCCATTTCTGTACAAAAAGACACCATTAGGTTTAAAACTAAATACTTTACCAACGATACAGAACAAACGGTAGAAGAGTTACTAGAAAACATACCAGGTTTAAATATAGATAGCGATGGTAAAATAAGAGTAGGTAACCAAGAGATTGAAAAAATAATGGTTGATGGCGACGATTTTTTTGAAAAGGGCTATAAAATATTGTCAAAAAATATGCCTGCGTATGTAATTGATGAAGTCGAGGTTTTAAAAAATTACTCGAATAACCATTTACTAAAAGGTGTAGAAGACAGCGATAAGGTGGCTTTAAATTTAAAACTCGATGAAAGTGCAAAACGAATTTGGTTTGGTAACATACAGACCAGTTTAGGTAACGATAATTTTTACGAACTAAAAGGAAACTTAATGAACTTTGGTAAGAAAAATAAATATTACTTTTTAACTAACCTAAACTCGATAGGGAAGGATGCTACAGGCGACATTCAAAATTTAATTAATCCGTTTCGATTAAATGACCCAGGGCATATTGGCGACAACCAAAATGCAAATACACTTATAAATTTGTCGGCAACACAGCTAGATTTTAAAAAAAGCAGAACCAATTTTAACAATGCCGAATTGGTATCTTTAAATGCCATTTTTAATCCGACCGAAAAATTAAAAATTAAAGCACTTGGTTTTTTTAATTGGGATGAAACCAATTTTTATAGAAAAACTACCGATGTTGTTTATGCTAACGGCACCGACTTTATTAATACCGAAGATTATAAACTGAGAAAAAAAGCTAAAACTGCTTTTGGTAAGGTAGATGCAACGTATAATATTTCTGAAACCGAAATGTTGGAAAGTACTACCAAATACAATATAAGTACCTATCAAGACGGTTCTAATTTGGTGTTTAATGGTTTGAATACGACCGAAAATTTAAACGACAAGAACACACGTTTCGATCAGAGTATAAATTACACCAATAAGTTTAAAGATAAACGTGTGCTTTTGCTCACCGGACGACTTATAGACGAAAATACACCACAAAATTATAGTGTAAATCAATTCCTTTTTCAGGATCTTTTTCCAGATGAAAGCACAGCAAATAATGTAAAGCAATACAGTGCAAACCATATGCAATTTGTTGGAGTCAATGCGCATTTACTAGATAAAAAAGAAAATGAAAACCTTTTAGAATTACAACTAGGAAATACCTTTAGAAAAGATAAATTAAATACTACATTTTCATTATATGATGAAAACTTACTATTAGAAAATCCTACAGGTTACCAAAATAGAACCATGTATACGGTAAATGATTTGTATTTAAAAAGTAAATACATTTTAGATTTAAACACATTTAAAATAATTGGAAAATTAGATTTACATCAGCTATTTAATGAATTAGAAAATAATGAACATTCAGATAATCAAAGGCCTTTTTTTGTTAATCCAAGTTTAGGTTTAGATTGGAAGATAAACAACAAAAATAAGGTAACCTCTACCTATTCTTATAACACTACAAATGTTGGGGTTTTAGATGTGTACAGCGATTATGTATTAACCAGTTTTCGTTCGTTTTCTAAAGGAACATCCAGATTTAATCAGTTAGATGCCTCTAGTATTACAGTTAATTATATGTTTGGAAATTGGAGCGATCGTTTTTTTGCAAACACATTTTTTGTGTACACCAAAAATCATGATTTCCTTTCTACACAAAGCATTGTGAAACAAAATTATTCCCAATCAGAAAAAATACGAATTCACGATAGATCCTTCTTTACTATCAGTTCTAAGCTCGATTATTATTTTAAATCCATATCGTCTAACTTAAAACTAGATTTAGGCTATACTAAAAGTGAATTCAAAAACAGTGTAAATAATTCAGAACTACGTAAAGTTACAACTCATAATTACAATTATGGATTAGAACTCCGTTCTGGATTTAAAGGGTTTTTTAATTATCATTTAGGAACTAAATGGACAACATCGAAGATAGAAACTACGATTACAAATTCGTTTACAGATACGGTTAGTTTTTTAGATTTAACGTTTATGTTATCAGAAATAGTTGATGTGCAATTACAGTCTGAGCGGTATTATTTTGGAAGCTTAACCTCAAAAAATGAATATTATTTTTTAGATTTTGAAGCGAATTATCAATTTGTTGAAAGTAAAATAAAAATAGGAGTAACAGGAAAAAATTTATTAAACACAAAACAGTTTAGAAAATATACTGTTAGTGACATTAGTACATCTTCAACCGAATATAGATTGTTGCCAAGATTTATACTTTTAAAATTAGAATATAGGTTTTAA
- a CDS encoding GLPGLI family protein — MKNIITYVFLLISSLVLAQNKAMQGTVVYSLKLNIDYPAQNTGTLYFSDTRSCYVAGEYTSSHSSGTKVIDYDLDKDDDQTKYYVNTKDKTLHTQESVDSETYLIFETLPKISWDISFKDQDTILGQLCNKAVGEFRGRRYIAWFAMDIPVRYGPWKLQGLPGLILKIKDTASKVDFLAISLNLENTGKLTNDLQLPTTNIKPIQLKPFIDLKRASEEEFVNRIIASMPRDRKVTRKHIEKKGDGMERIFEWEEENETESN; from the coding sequence ATGAAAAACATTATAACTTACGTTTTTTTACTAATTTCATCACTTGTACTTGCTCAAAATAAGGCCATGCAAGGCACAGTTGTATATAGTTTAAAACTAAATATCGATTATCCTGCCCAAAATACAGGGACACTTTATTTTTCAGATACTAGATCGTGTTATGTCGCAGGCGAATATACTTCTAGCCATAGTTCAGGCACAAAAGTTATTGACTATGATTTAGACAAAGATGATGATCAGACAAAATATTATGTAAATACAAAAGATAAAACATTGCATACCCAAGAGTCGGTAGACTCTGAAACCTATTTAATTTTTGAAACACTTCCAAAGATAAGTTGGGATATTTCATTTAAAGATCAAGATACTATTTTAGGTCAGTTATGTAATAAGGCAGTGGGTGAATTTAGAGGAAGAAGGTATATCGCTTGGTTCGCGATGGATATTCCTGTACGTTATGGGCCATGGAAATTACAGGGGTTACCAGGCTTAATTTTAAAAATTAAAGATACTGCCAGTAAAGTAGATTTTTTAGCGATTAGTTTGAATCTTGAAAACACTGGGAAGTTAACAAATGATTTACAATTGCCTACAACTAACATTAAACCTATTCAGTTAAAACCATTTATTGACCTTAAGAGAGCATCTGAAGAAGAGTTTGTAAATCGAATTATTGCTAGTATGCCTAGGGATAGAAAAGTAACTAGAAAACATATAGAAAAAAAAGGAGATGGTATGGAACGTATTTTTGAATGGGAAGAAGAAAATGAAACTGAATCGAATTAG
- a CDS encoding penicillin-binding protein 1A, translating into MAKKKEPVKVQSHAKYVRIFWILFLTGIIAFVLLFLSASAFGDLPDHTVLENPKTNLATEIISADGKTLGKFYFNDNRTPVGYEDLSKNLVDALIATEDARFYEHSGIDGRGTLRAIVKMGKGGGASTISQQLAKLLFHGEGSKNLPERMMQKVKEWIIAIRLERQYTKEEIISQYFNIYDFGNNGDGIKSASSIYFGKQPKDLDLEEAAMLVGMFKNSSLYNPRRNPEGVKNRRNVVLAQMQKYGYITERVKDSLQKKDLGLNYTPESHREGIATYFREYLKKFMKDWINKNPKSDGTKYNLYGDGLKVYTTIDSRMQQYAEDAVQQHMINLQKEFDVQNTPERNPTTPFLGLTEDEVNGLMNRSMRQSERWRKMKYELKKSDEEIIKAFNTPIPMTIFSWKGEIDTIMKPIDSMRYYKKFLHPGMMSMDPETGHVKAWVGGMNYRHFQYDHVKQGKRQVGSTFKPFVYATAIDQLHLSPCDEFPDVPYTIEEGRWGNLKDWTPENSGLTYGGTRTLKNALANSVNTITARLMDKVGPAHVIEMAHKLGVTTEIPEVPSIALGTVDLSVFEMVAAYATFANKGVYTEPVMVTSIEDKNNTILYQFSPKTKDVLSEEVAYVTVKLMEGVTEGGSSGGRLRTQGAEKWNKMYQEIMTGYPYKLTNPIAGKTGTTQNQSDGWFMGMVPNLVTGVWVGAEDRAVHFRSITYGQGASMALPIWGSYMKSCYADEDLNISTAEFQEPEELTIRVDCSEAGNTEDTEQIKPNQGTIDDLDF; encoded by the coding sequence ATGGCAAAAAAGAAAGAACCTGTTAAAGTGCAAAGCCATGCCAAGTATGTACGTATATTTTGGATACTTTTTCTAACTGGCATTATTGCTTTTGTTTTACTGTTTTTATCTGCTTCTGCATTTGGAGATTTACCCGATCATACAGTATTAGAAAACCCTAAAACTAATTTAGCAACAGAAATTATTTCAGCAGATGGAAAAACTTTAGGGAAATTTTATTTTAACGATAATCGTACTCCAGTTGGTTATGAAGATTTATCTAAAAATTTAGTCGATGCATTAATAGCCACAGAAGATGCACGTTTTTATGAACATTCTGGTATTGATGGTCGTGGGACATTAAGAGCTATTGTAAAGATGGGTAAAGGCGGTGGTGCGAGTACTATTTCGCAACAATTAGCAAAATTGCTATTTCATGGCGAAGGGTCTAAAAATTTACCTGAGCGTATGATGCAGAAGGTAAAAGAGTGGATTATAGCCATTCGTTTAGAGCGCCAATACACAAAAGAAGAAATAATTTCTCAATATTTTAATATTTATGACTTTGGTAATAACGGGGATGGAATAAAAAGTGCCTCTAGCATATACTTTGGAAAACAACCTAAAGATTTAGATCTAGAAGAAGCAGCCATGCTTGTAGGGATGTTTAAAAACTCTTCATTATATAACCCAAGACGTAACCCTGAAGGTGTTAAAAATCGTAGGAATGTGGTGTTGGCTCAAATGCAAAAATATGGCTACATTACCGAGCGAGTTAAAGATTCTTTACAAAAAAAAGATCTAGGATTAAATTATACACCAGAGTCTCATAGAGAAGGTATTGCTACTTATTTTAGAGAGTATTTAAAGAAGTTTATGAAAGATTGGATTAATAAAAATCCAAAATCAGATGGCACTAAGTATAATTTATACGGAGACGGATTAAAAGTGTACACTACTATAGATTCGCGCATGCAACAATACGCAGAAGATGCTGTACAGCAACATATGATTAATTTACAGAAAGAATTCGATGTTCAAAATACTCCTGAAAGAAATCCGACTACGCCATTTTTAGGGCTAACTGAAGATGAGGTTAATGGATTAATGAATCGCTCTATGCGTCAGTCAGAACGATGGCGAAAAATGAAATACGAGCTTAAAAAGTCTGATGAAGAAATTATAAAAGCCTTCAATACACCAATCCCTATGACTATCTTTTCTTGGAAAGGAGAAATAGATACTATAATGAAACCTATAGATTCTATGCGTTATTATAAAAAGTTTCTACACCCAGGAATGATGTCCATGGACCCAGAAACAGGACACGTAAAAGCATGGGTTGGAGGGATGAATTATAGACACTTTCAATACGATCACGTAAAGCAAGGTAAGCGTCAAGTAGGATCTACTTTTAAACCTTTTGTGTATGCAACTGCTATAGATCAATTACATTTATCTCCATGCGACGAATTTCCAGATGTACCGTATACTATTGAAGAAGGGCGTTGGGGCAATTTAAAAGATTGGACTCCAGAAAATTCTGGATTAACCTATGGAGGAACAAGAACGCTTAAAAATGCCTTAGCAAATTCTGTAAATACTATTACAGCACGTTTAATGGATAAGGTTGGACCAGCTCATGTTATTGAAATGGCTCATAAATTAGGTGTAACTACAGAAATTCCAGAAGTACCTTCTATAGCATTAGGAACAGTAGATTTAAGTGTTTTTGAAATGGTGGCCGCTTATGCTACGTTTGCAAATAAAGGCGTGTACACAGAACCTGTAATGGTAACAAGTATTGAAGATAAGAATAATACCATTTTATATCAGTTTTCACCAAAAACTAAGGATGTATTAAGTGAAGAGGTGGCCTATGTTACTGTAAAACTTATGGAAGGTGTTACTGAAGGCGGTTCGTCTGGGGGACGTTTAAGAACACAAGGTGCCGAAAAATGGAATAAAATGTATCAGGAAATCATGACTGGATATCCATATAAATTAACAAACCCAATAGCAGGAAAAACAGGAACTACGCAAAACCAAAGTGATGGTTGGTTTATGGGGATGGTGCCTAACTTAGTTACAGGTGTATGGGTTGGAGCTGAAGATAGAGCCGTGCATTTTAGATCTATTACATACGGACAAGGCGCATCTATGGCATTGCCTATTTGGGGGTCTTATATGAAGAGCTGTTATGCAGATGAAGATTTAAACATTTCGACAGCAGAATTTCAAGAACCAGAAGAATTAACAATTCGAGTAGATTGTTCGGAAGCTGGAAATACTGAAGATACAGAACAAATAAAGCCTAATCAAGGCACTATAGACGATTTAGATTTCTAA
- a CDS encoding gliding motility lipoprotein GldH: MLRSSTLLFILSLMFIVTSCDSNQVFDAYQTVPGSWNKDEKITFNFTPPDTTNTYNLFVNIRNDEAYKYSNLFLIIGLEFPHGKTITDTLEYKMAKPNGAFLGEGFSSIKENKLWYKEGFSLNESGTYTVKIQHAMRESGKVNGITNLEGITDVGFRIENPSTH, from the coding sequence ATGCTAAGAAGTAGCACACTTTTATTCATTTTAAGCTTAATGTTTATTGTAACCTCTTGCGATTCTAATCAGGTATTCGATGCATATCAAACTGTTCCAGGATCGTGGAATAAAGACGAAAAAATCACGTTTAATTTTACACCTCCGGATACTACAAATACATATAATCTGTTTGTTAATATTAGAAATGATGAAGCGTATAAATACAGTAATTTATTTTTAATTATAGGATTAGAGTTTCCTCATGGAAAAACCATTACAGATACGTTAGAATATAAAATGGCAAAACCCAATGGAGCATTTTTAGGCGAGGGTTTTAGCAGTATAAAAGAAAATAAGTTATGGTATAAAGAAGGGTTTAGCTTAAATGAATCCGGAACTTATACTGTAAAAATACAACATGCCATGAGAGAAAGTGGCAAGGTTAATGGCATAACAAACCTTGAAGGCATTACAGATGTTGGCTTCAGAATAGAAAACCCATCAACACATTAA